The Candidatus Jordarchaeales archaeon genome includes a window with the following:
- a CDS encoding elongation factor 1-beta, producing the protein MRDHEEGGREIMGKVVITVKVFPTSTDIPLDQLLDKIKASLPSEAKLHSSEKVPIAFGLNALRLNILVPEEEKAASQVESAIASTEGVSEIEVEMVRRI; encoded by the coding sequence TTGAGGGACCATGAAGAAGGAGGACGAGAAATTATGGGAAAAGTAGTTATAACTGTGAAGGTTTTCCCCACATCAACCGACATACCGCTAGACCAACTGCTAGATAAAATCAAGGCGTCCCTTCCAAGCGAAGCCAAACTGCACAGCTCGGAAAAGGTGCCTATAGCTTTCGGGTTAAACGCGCTGAGACTCAACATACTAGTCCCAGAAGAGGAAAAAGCAGCGTCACAGGTCGAAAGCGCCATAGCAAGCACAGAAGGCGTGAGTGAAATAGAAGTTGAAATGGTTAGAAGGATATAA
- the cdhB gene encoding CO dehydrogenase/acetyl-CoA synthase complex subunit epsilon: MIYVSLGPIPWQLANVQGPKTAKTINNAKVVAARIKKKKNPILIAGPNITKEVEGKKLIDYAIEMGKAGITIVATAHTVREFIKAGFPNVVSLGLSDITNRLRDPNWKGFDGKGKPDLVLYLGGLYYTQNQSLSALKHFSDVETISLDREYHPNADWSFGNLNPKEWKEIMDELISLLK, encoded by the coding sequence GTGATTTACGTGTCCCTTGGTCCTATCCCCTGGCAGCTGGCTAACGTTCAAGGACCGAAGACGGCAAAGACCATAAACAATGCGAAGGTCGTGGCGGCGCGCATAAAGAAGAAAAAGAACCCCATATTGATAGCTGGTCCGAACATTACAAAAGAGGTTGAGGGCAAAAAGCTTATCGACTACGCTATCGAAATGGGGAAAGCAGGAATAACTATAGTCGCAACAGCGCACACTGTTCGAGAGTTCATAAAGGCCGGCTTCCCAAATGTGGTGTCCTTGGGCCTCTCTGATATAACCAACCGTTTGAGAGACCCGAACTGGAAGGGATTTGATGGCAAAGGAAAGCCGGACTTAGTACTCTACCTCGGTGGATTGTACTACACGCAAAACCAGTCTCTCTCAGCTTTAAAACACTTCTCAGACGTGGAAACAATAAGCTTGGATAGAGAATACCATCCGAACGCTGACTGGAGTTTTGGAAACCTGAACCCTAAAGAGTGGAAAGAAATAATGGACGAGCTAATCAGCCTCCTCAAGTGA
- the aspS gene encoding aspartate--tRNA(Asn) ligase — MACSSPRLKRTHYSKEVTPQLDGKEVVVCGWVERVRDLGGIVFVILRDREGKVQVTVSKKNKELYERAKKLGKEYVIAVRGIVKAMENAPGGAEVIPQELVILNVATSPLPLDPSGKTDANLDTRLDNRVLDLRRPKVNAIFRIRHNVLRFIREFLLEEGFIEIQTPKIIAAATEGGADLFPISYYEREAFLSQSAQLYKEQLSSVFEKVFEIGPCYRAEESRTVRHLSEIYVVDVEVAFADAEDVMDLLERLIYHVFRRTAEECTEELSVLERSLDIQKPPFPRYTYSEILEMLKKSGIPMAWGEDIPTPAYRELGKMIKGFYFITEWPTRGKPFYIKPREDKPEICEAFDLMHEWIELASGGTRIHEKELLIKRLKEQGLSPLSFDFHLKTFDWGMPPHAGWGLGLDRLLMVITGVENIRECVFYPRDRDRLVP; from the coding sequence TTGGCTTGCAGCTCACCCAGACTCAAAAGAACGCACTACTCGAAGGAAGTGACCCCGCAACTCGACGGAAAAGAGGTCGTTGTCTGCGGTTGGGTTGAACGTGTAAGGGACTTGGGAGGCATAGTCTTCGTGATTCTAAGAGACAGAGAGGGAAAGGTTCAGGTTACTGTTTCCAAGAAGAACAAGGAGCTTTACGAGAGAGCCAAAAAGTTAGGGAAAGAATACGTGATAGCTGTGCGAGGAATTGTTAAAGCAATGGAGAATGCTCCCGGAGGTGCTGAGGTAATCCCACAGGAACTAGTTATTCTAAACGTTGCCACGTCTCCCCTTCCATTAGACCCTTCTGGGAAGACTGATGCGAACCTCGACACGCGCCTAGACAATAGAGTCCTCGACCTCAGGAGACCAAAAGTGAACGCTATATTCAGGATAAGGCACAATGTTCTCAGGTTTATAAGGGAGTTCCTTTTAGAGGAGGGATTCATCGAGATACAGACACCGAAGATAATAGCCGCGGCTACTGAGGGGGGAGCAGACCTTTTTCCCATATCATATTACGAGCGTGAGGCTTTCCTGAGCCAGTCAGCGCAGCTTTACAAAGAGCAGCTGTCAAGCGTCTTCGAAAAAGTTTTCGAGATAGGGCCATGTTACCGTGCCGAGGAGAGTAGGACTGTTAGGCACCTAAGTGAAATATACGTGGTTGACGTTGAAGTCGCTTTTGCCGACGCCGAGGACGTCATGGATCTCCTTGAGCGACTGATATACCACGTTTTCCGTAGGACGGCTGAGGAGTGCACTGAAGAGTTAAGCGTGCTCGAGAGAAGCCTCGATATTCAAAAGCCACCATTCCCCAGGTACACTTACAGCGAGATCCTTGAGATGCTCAAAAAGAGCGGCATCCCAATGGCTTGGGGTGAAGACATTCCTACTCCAGCTTACCGTGAGCTTGGAAAGATGATTAAAGGGTTCTACTTCATAACGGAGTGGCCCACGAGGGGGAAACCATTCTACATAAAGCCGAGAGAGGATAAGCCGGAGATCTGCGAAGCCTTTGACTTAATGCACGAGTGGATTGAACTAGCGTCGGGAGGCACAAGGATACATGAAAAGGAACTGCTAATTAAGAGACTGAAGGAGCAAGGCCTATCCCCACTTTCCTTCGACTTTCACTTGAAGACTTTTGACTGGGGAATGCCACCTCACGCCGGTTGGGGATTAGGACTGGACAGACTCTTGATGGTGATAACAGGAGTAGAAAACATCAGAGAGTGCGTGTTCTATCCCAGAGACAGAGATAGACTTGTTCCGTAA
- the truD gene encoding tRNA pseudouridine(13) synthase TruD → MSLEPEMGMRFFITKTPGVGGCLRYKLKDFIVEEVTSEGEVLRSGFDWGARGGEGKYCVFIVERHGTYDTFEMIREMARRLKVSRKRFSYAGVKDKRAIVVQRMSVWGVDPEDVMALKIRGVIIRGAWRSSDGVKMGDLWGNFFRINVRGIRLPEWRAEERIVRIIQEIRSEGGIPNFYGHQRFGVTRPITHLVGLRLLRGEFREAALDFLSRAYEAESEEAREARKHLAETLDFREALKVFPKYLVYERAMLNHLVKFPNDFVGAFRKLPRGLTLMFVHAAQSYIFNLVLSHRRELGLPLNRVVVGDFAMTLKNSLPDSVTLVDESNVDKINSWIEMGQAALALPVVGYDTSLPAGSPSEMIVRRILSTLGISLESFKMKSMPELGARGSFRQALVNPPILKLLRVSEDDELKGVMALLSFSLPKGSYATCLMREIMKTDPAKY, encoded by the coding sequence TTGAGCTTAGAGCCCGAGATGGGGATGCGCTTCTTCATTACGAAAACGCCGGGCGTTGGAGGCTGCCTTAGATATAAGTTGAAAGACTTCATCGTCGAAGAGGTGACTTCTGAGGGGGAGGTTCTGCGTAGCGGGTTCGACTGGGGCGCGCGAGGAGGAGAGGGAAAGTACTGCGTCTTCATAGTAGAGCGCCATGGAACATATGATACGTTTGAAATGATAAGAGAGATGGCAAGGAGACTGAAGGTTAGCCGGAAACGCTTCTCCTATGCTGGGGTTAAAGACAAGAGGGCTATTGTCGTTCAGAGAATGAGTGTGTGGGGAGTTGACCCCGAGGATGTGATGGCCTTGAAGATTAGGGGTGTCATTATAAGGGGGGCTTGGCGTTCTAGTGATGGGGTCAAGATGGGTGACCTTTGGGGGAACTTTTTCAGAATTAATGTGCGTGGCATACGCCTGCCGGAGTGGAGGGCTGAAGAGAGAATAGTGAGGATAATTCAGGAGATAAGGAGTGAGGGGGGAATCCCGAACTTTTACGGGCACCAACGCTTCGGTGTGACACGCCCTATAACTCACCTGGTTGGCTTACGGCTTCTTAGAGGAGAGTTTAGAGAGGCTGCATTGGACTTTCTTTCTCGCGCCTATGAGGCTGAAAGTGAGGAGGCAAGGGAGGCAAGAAAGCATCTGGCGGAGACATTGGACTTTAGGGAGGCGTTGAAGGTTTTCCCCAAGTATTTAGTATACGAGCGTGCTATGCTTAACCATCTAGTTAAATTTCCGAACGACTTTGTGGGCGCATTCAGGAAGCTTCCGAGGGGGCTTACCTTGATGTTTGTCCATGCCGCCCAGTCGTACATATTTAACCTAGTTCTGAGCCATAGGAGGGAGCTTGGCTTACCACTAAACCGTGTCGTTGTAGGTGACTTCGCGATGACGCTAAAAAACAGCCTGCCGGATTCCGTAACGCTGGTCGATGAGAGCAACGTAGATAAAATTAATTCCTGGATCGAGATGGGCCAAGCAGCACTAGCCCTCCCCGTGGTTGGTTACGACACGTCTCTTCCAGCTGGATCACCTTCTGAAATGATAGTTAGACGTATTTTGTCAACGCTTGGAATAAGTTTAGAGTCTTTTAAGATGAAGTCAATGCCGGAGCTTGGAGCTAGGGGGAGCTTTAGGCAAGCTTTAGTTAACCCGCCAATACTGAAACTTTTGAGAGTTTCAGAGGATGACGAGTTGAAAGGTGTCATGGCATTACTTTCGTTCTCCCTTCCAAAGGGAAGCTACGCTACTTGCCTCATGCGCGAAATAATGAAAACAGATCCGGCAAAGTATTAA
- the pth2 gene encoding peptidyl-tRNA hydrolase Pth2 — translation MFEYKMVILVRSDLKMSKGKTAVQVAHAAVSAAEEARRSKPEWWQKWMEEGQKKVALKVSSLEELEFFERKAEEKGLPHAKICDMGLTEVPPGTVTALAIGPAPNEIIDQLTGHLSLL, via the coding sequence TTGTTCGAGTACAAGATGGTTATACTGGTTAGAAGTGACTTGAAAATGAGTAAGGGTAAAACAGCGGTCCAAGTAGCACATGCAGCTGTCTCGGCTGCGGAGGAGGCTAGGCGAAGCAAGCCTGAGTGGTGGCAAAAATGGATGGAAGAAGGGCAAAAGAAGGTTGCATTGAAAGTTTCCTCTCTAGAGGAGCTTGAATTCTTCGAGAGAAAGGCTGAGGAAAAGGGGCTACCCCATGCGAAAATCTGTGACATGGGCTTGACAGAAGTTCCTCCTGGAACAGTGACAGCTCTAGCTATAGGACCAGCCCCAAACGAAATTATAGACCAGTTGACGGGACACCTGTCTTTGCTTTAG
- a CDS encoding glycerate kinase → MSVVKNREELLEEGGDEREERGLLLDLVDVAIRAADPREAVKREVKFDGKAVSVAGEIFPLDKVGNVYVVGAGKASGAMAEALELVLGDLIVDGVVCVQKGTSKMFSVKKVRLFETSHPIPTEENVRGAEEVVKLVEGAGEGDIVICLISGGGSAMLTFPAEGLELRDVQEVTTLLLKSGADIGKINIVRRHLSRVKGGLLAKIAYPAFVVSLIVSDVVGDRLEDIASGPTAPDPTTFSDAVNVLKMYGLWEKCGERVKRRLLSGVEGRVEETLKPGDPVFEKVRNVLVATNRKACTAVACEAARRGLNSFILTTHMEGEAREVGCLAGGIVRSVALNGEPLRRSALIVMGGETTVTIHGDAGRGGRNQELALSAALKIAGLRKVFVVSFGTDGVDGASHAAGALVNGRTVKRGVMRGAMAEEYLRRHDTTSFFEEIGDGLIVTGPTGTNVNDIVMLAAL, encoded by the coding sequence ATGTCTGTTGTGAAAAACCGCGAGGAGCTTTTGGAGGAGGGAGGGGATGAGCGTGAAGAGAGAGGATTACTCTTAGACTTGGTGGACGTGGCGATAAGGGCTGCAGATCCCAGGGAGGCGGTTAAGAGAGAGGTGAAATTCGACGGAAAGGCTGTTTCGGTGGCTGGGGAAATATTCCCGCTGGATAAGGTAGGCAACGTGTATGTTGTAGGGGCGGGCAAGGCAAGCGGTGCCATGGCGGAGGCCTTAGAACTAGTTTTAGGGGACTTGATAGTTGACGGGGTCGTTTGCGTCCAGAAGGGTACTTCGAAGATGTTTAGCGTGAAAAAGGTCAGACTTTTCGAAACGTCACACCCTATTCCAACAGAGGAAAACGTTAGAGGAGCTGAGGAGGTCGTTAAGCTCGTTGAGGGCGCGGGGGAAGGTGACATCGTTATATGCCTTATTTCTGGCGGTGGGTCAGCTATGTTAACGTTTCCAGCTGAGGGGTTGGAGCTCCGAGATGTACAGGAAGTCACCACACTTCTGCTTAAAAGCGGAGCGGACATAGGTAAGATCAACATTGTTAGAAGACACCTTTCGAGGGTTAAAGGTGGGTTGCTAGCTAAGATTGCTTATCCTGCGTTCGTCGTGAGCTTGATTGTGTCTGATGTTGTCGGTGACAGATTGGAGGATATTGCATCCGGTCCAACGGCGCCGGACCCTACAACTTTCTCGGATGCTGTAAACGTTCTAAAAATGTACGGCTTGTGGGAAAAGTGCGGAGAGCGCGTTAAAAGAAGGCTCCTTTCGGGGGTAGAAGGGAGGGTAGAGGAAACTCTGAAGCCCGGCGACCCCGTGTTCGAGAAGGTGAGGAATGTTCTTGTAGCGACGAACAGGAAGGCTTGCACTGCCGTAGCCTGTGAGGCTGCTAGGAGGGGATTAAACTCGTTCATCCTGACGACTCATATGGAGGGAGAGGCTAGAGAAGTTGGCTGCCTAGCTGGGGGGATTGTTAGGAGTGTGGCGTTAAACGGTGAGCCGCTTAGGAGATCTGCTTTAATAGTGATGGGCGGTGAAACAACAGTAACAATACATGGCGATGCAGGGAGAGGGGGAAGAAATCAAGAGCTTGCCCTCAGCGCGGCATTGAAGATAGCGGGTTTGAGAAAGGTTTTCGTCGTCAGTTTTGGCACCGACGGAGTGGATGGGGCTTCCCATGCTGCAGGAGCGCTCGTCAATGGAAGAACTGTGAAAAGGGGGGTTATGCGCGGAGCTATGGCAGAAGAGTACTTGCGAAGGCATGATACGACAAGCTTTTTTGAAGAAATAGGGGATGGACTCATAGTGACGGGGCCGACGGGGACGAATGTAAACGACATAGTGATGTTGGCTGCTCTATAG
- a CDS encoding pyridoxal-phosphate dependent enzyme, with translation MDAVLKCTLCGREREPFPPASRCDVCGGILDYVYDYSEVKLTYSEMQGIWKYYQVFPRISEKSIVSMGEGGTPLRSARRLASIVNAEKVFLKDETTNPTGSYRDRAASLIVSNALDSGTKKLVCASYGNFGASAAAYCARAGIECTIITPRRVNIGKLAQMYIYGGRIIRSGETIDDAIAEAERVVDGCYQATPELNPLSVEAQKTISYEILEACREVDLIIVPTGTGNTAYSIWKGIKECLVFGIADTAPRLVLVQPDGCATLFNEEGKVKLRKIEKPTSAASPLISLNPVYGWLAARAVEESGGFVVNVTDKEILEAEKLLAKNEGIFSELASAASIACLKKAREEGLIDRSEVVICLITASGLKDPYVVEALADSEKMGVRPRGGFKTKLEILRFLEIGDSYGYEIWKAIGKRLSIQAVYQHLDDLQQRGLVEVYYKEKRKYFRLTQKGKRVVEALDEISSLL, from the coding sequence TTGGACGCCGTTCTTAAGTGCACTTTGTGCGGGAGAGAAAGGGAACCATTTCCGCCAGCATCTAGGTGTGATGTGTGTGGCGGGATACTTGATTATGTTTACGATTACTCTGAAGTGAAGTTAACTTATAGTGAAATGCAGGGCATATGGAAGTATTACCAAGTTTTTCCCAGGATTAGCGAGAAGAGCATTGTGAGCATGGGGGAGGGAGGTACCCCACTTAGATCTGCAAGGAGACTTGCCAGTATCGTCAACGCAGAGAAAGTCTTTCTCAAAGACGAGACTACTAACCCGACCGGGTCTTACAGAGACAGGGCAGCGTCTCTCATTGTTTCCAATGCTCTCGACAGCGGGACGAAAAAGCTGGTTTGCGCCTCTTACGGGAACTTTGGCGCCTCAGCAGCAGCTTACTGTGCAAGGGCGGGGATTGAGTGCACGATAATAACTCCAAGGCGCGTCAACATAGGCAAATTGGCTCAAATGTACATTTACGGTGGGCGCATTATTAGGAGTGGGGAGACAATCGACGATGCGATAGCTGAGGCAGAAAGAGTTGTTGATGGCTGCTATCAAGCCACACCGGAACTTAACCCCCTATCTGTTGAAGCACAGAAAACAATCTCATATGAAATCTTGGAGGCATGTAGAGAAGTCGACTTAATTATTGTTCCTACCGGGACAGGGAATACAGCGTACTCTATTTGGAAGGGTATTAAAGAATGCTTGGTTTTCGGTATAGCGGATACTGCCCCGCGCTTAGTTTTGGTTCAACCGGACGGGTGCGCCACACTTTTCAACGAGGAGGGGAAAGTGAAGCTAAGGAAGATTGAGAAACCGACGAGCGCAGCATCCCCCCTAATATCTCTGAACCCTGTGTACGGCTGGCTGGCGGCCCGAGCAGTTGAGGAGAGCGGGGGGTTTGTTGTAAACGTCACAGATAAGGAAATACTAGAAGCCGAGAAGCTTCTGGCGAAAAACGAGGGCATATTCTCAGAGCTAGCTAGTGCAGCTTCAATCGCCTGCCTCAAAAAGGCGAGAGAGGAGGGGTTAATTGACCGATCAGAGGTTGTGATTTGCCTAATTACTGCGAGTGGGTTGAAGGACCCCTATGTTGTGGAGGCTCTGGCTGACAGCGAAAAAATGGGGGTGAGGCCTAGAGGCGGGTTTAAAACGAAGCTTGAAATCCTGAGGTTTCTGGAGATTGGAGACTCGTACGGCTACGAGATCTGGAAGGCTATCGGGAAGCGTCTTTCCATACAGGCGGTGTACCAGCACTTGGACGATCTACAGCAAAGGGGGCTTGTTGAGGTATACTACAAAGAGAAAAGGAAGTACTTCAGGTTAACGCAGAAGGGGAAAAGAGTGGTCGAGGCTTTAGATGAAATTTCATCTTTATTGTGA
- a CDS encoding minichromosome maintenance protein MCM: MERCYIMQINPQARFESFLMEYRSFSGSPLYREKIKQLTVSGSKSLIVDFNHLVAFDPELARMTIEHPDRYLTAANNALKSILQETDPEYLEKVERVYVRLSNFPEEYRIPLRKLRAEHIGKLIVVNGILVRATEVKPRLVEAVFRCRRCGELISIFQEDRVLVTPVECTNPNCRRKGPFDLQIEESTFIDWQKVRMQERPEDLPPGQLPRSIDAVMMDDIVDTARPGDRVTIIGILRPVPESLTGKRAKLVTFNTILEVNNIEVVGAEAEKLEISEEDEEKIKQLAQDPYVVQKIIRSIAPSIYGYEHIKEAIALLLFGGVPKEMPDKHRIRGDINVLLLGDPGVGKSQILQYVARIAPRGLYTSGRGATAAGLTAAVMKDPDTGTMILEAGALVLADQGVACIDEMDKMREQDRVALHEAMESGMLSIAKGGIVATLNARTSILAAANPALGRYNPYRPPSENFSLPPTILSRFDLIFVMIDKPAREHDEKMADHILHLHREHSSEEPPPIPPDLLRKYIAYARKNVKPRLSQEAVKKLREFYLEMRSKGEQPDAPVPITARQLEALVRLSEARAKMALRDEVTVEDAEAAIRLMKTSLQQIGRDIESGLFDIDTIYLGSPKSQRDKMQMILDIINSLEAELGGPVPIERIISEAAAENIDKKFVEKAINRFLSDGLLFEPKQGYVKRV; encoded by the coding sequence TTGGAAAGGTGCTATATCATGCAGATAAACCCTCAAGCTAGGTTTGAATCCTTCTTAATGGAGTACCGTTCCTTTTCAGGGTCGCCTCTATATCGGGAGAAAATAAAGCAGCTGACCGTGAGCGGGTCCAAGAGCCTCATAGTCGATTTCAACCACCTCGTTGCATTTGATCCAGAACTAGCTCGGATGACTATAGAACACCCTGACCGCTACCTCACAGCGGCGAACAACGCCCTTAAGAGCATCCTGCAAGAAACAGACCCTGAGTACCTTGAAAAAGTCGAAAGAGTGTACGTCAGGCTCTCCAATTTCCCTGAGGAGTACAGAATCCCCTTAAGGAAGCTGAGGGCAGAGCACATAGGGAAACTCATCGTAGTCAACGGCATCCTTGTAAGGGCAACCGAAGTCAAGCCCCGCCTAGTTGAAGCCGTTTTCAGGTGTCGTAGATGTGGAGAGCTGATCTCAATATTCCAGGAAGACAGGGTGCTTGTGACGCCTGTCGAGTGCACGAACCCGAACTGCAGACGCAAGGGACCCTTCGACCTCCAAATCGAAGAATCAACATTCATAGACTGGCAGAAGGTAAGAATGCAGGAGAGACCGGAAGACCTTCCACCAGGGCAGTTGCCGAGGAGCATAGATGCGGTGATGATGGACGATATAGTCGACACAGCACGCCCCGGAGACAGAGTAACCATAATTGGAATTCTTAGACCCGTCCCCGAAAGTCTTACAGGGAAACGAGCGAAACTCGTGACATTTAACACGATACTTGAAGTCAACAATATCGAAGTTGTAGGTGCGGAAGCAGAGAAACTCGAAATAAGCGAGGAAGACGAAGAAAAGATAAAGCAGCTAGCCCAAGATCCGTACGTTGTACAGAAAATCATCCGCTCAATAGCTCCGAGCATCTACGGCTACGAGCACATTAAGGAAGCTATAGCACTCCTCTTGTTTGGAGGGGTGCCAAAAGAAATGCCCGACAAGCACAGGATAAGAGGCGACATAAACGTATTGCTACTTGGAGATCCAGGTGTAGGGAAATCGCAGATACTTCAGTACGTAGCTAGGATTGCCCCTAGAGGTCTCTACACTTCCGGAAGGGGGGCCACTGCTGCTGGCCTAACCGCAGCCGTGATGAAGGACCCCGATACTGGAACAATGATTCTCGAAGCTGGAGCCCTCGTCCTGGCGGACCAAGGTGTCGCATGTATCGACGAAATGGACAAAATGCGCGAACAAGACCGGGTCGCTCTCCACGAAGCCATGGAAAGCGGCATGCTTTCCATAGCCAAAGGCGGGATAGTCGCTACGCTAAACGCTAGAACATCAATTCTAGCGGCAGCAAACCCAGCTTTGGGGCGTTACAATCCATACAGGCCTCCGTCGGAAAACTTCAGCCTGCCGCCGACAATACTCTCCAGGTTTGACCTCATTTTCGTCATGATAGACAAGCCTGCACGGGAACACGATGAAAAAATGGCTGACCACATTCTTCACCTACACCGTGAGCACTCAAGTGAAGAACCACCACCAATACCGCCAGACCTGTTGAGAAAGTACATTGCATATGCTAGAAAGAACGTGAAACCCCGGCTTTCACAGGAAGCCGTAAAAAAACTACGCGAGTTCTACCTCGAAATGAGAAGCAAGGGAGAGCAGCCCGATGCCCCTGTCCCCATAACAGCAAGACAGCTCGAAGCGCTAGTGAGGCTTTCAGAAGCCAGAGCAAAAATGGCCTTGCGGGATGAAGTAACAGTGGAAGATGCCGAGGCAGCTATCCGCTTAATGAAAACCTCCCTGCAACAGATTGGACGAGACATAGAATCCGGCCTCTTCGACATAGACACAATATACCTCGGAAGCCCGAAAAGTCAACGTGACAAAATGCAGATGATCCTCGACATAATTAACAGTCTAGAAGCAGAACTAGGCGGCCCCGTTCCAATTGAACGAATAATAAGTGAAGCCGCGGCAGAAAACATTGACAAAAAATTCGTGGAAAAAGCCATAAACCGATTCCTCAGTGACGGACTACTCTTCGAGCCAAAGCAGGGCTACGTGAAACGCGTTTAA
- a CDS encoding Xaa-Pro peptidase family protein, producing the protein MSSPVSINFERRLEKIRRRMEEEGIDVIVGTRLRTLGYVTGAFIPWRSAVIIPLQGEPEIFTILLDVERVRDDSWIKNVKPWGPAEGMYLEPLIADSIKRLGYEKGRIGVEYGQEWILASGHILASEYDNLRKLLPDAEFKNATPLIDELTLYKEPEEIKLLRRASEITDVGQQAVRDSLEVGMTETEVAGIAEYAMRKAGSDWAWTLTGGQEIASGYRTAYALGGCTPATDKIIQPGDNVLVDLHAMYRLYYGDLSHNYIMGRPSEEQRKLSDAFVDISYTVIDEMQPGVKIGEIARKAIRVAEKHGYANNVLFGFGHGIGGIGNESYPLILDMAPWKDMVLEPGMVEVAAVVLNKPGVGGMRLEAPVWIKEDGNEVLPKTPIEPDILET; encoded by the coding sequence ATGAGTTCACCCGTCAGCATAAATTTTGAGCGAAGACTTGAAAAGATTAGAAGGAGGATGGAGGAGGAAGGCATTGACGTAATAGTTGGCACACGGCTCAGAACGCTGGGGTACGTTACTGGCGCCTTCATCCCATGGAGAAGTGCGGTCATAATACCCCTCCAAGGTGAACCTGAAATTTTCACGATACTCCTAGACGTTGAAAGAGTTAGAGATGATAGCTGGATCAAAAACGTTAAACCCTGGGGGCCAGCTGAAGGAATGTACTTAGAACCACTAATCGCTGACTCGATTAAACGTTTGGGCTACGAAAAAGGCAGAATAGGTGTGGAGTACGGGCAGGAGTGGATTCTTGCATCGGGCCACATACTCGCCTCCGAGTACGACAACTTGAGGAAACTTCTTCCTGATGCCGAATTCAAAAACGCCACGCCACTAATAGATGAGTTAACCCTTTACAAGGAACCGGAGGAAATTAAGCTCCTTAGAAGAGCGTCGGAAATAACAGACGTCGGTCAACAGGCGGTTAGAGACTCACTTGAGGTCGGAATGACTGAAACCGAAGTTGCCGGGATAGCGGAGTACGCTATGCGAAAGGCTGGCAGCGACTGGGCTTGGACGTTAACAGGAGGGCAGGAAATAGCATCAGGGTATCGAACAGCGTACGCCCTTGGAGGGTGCACCCCTGCAACAGATAAGATAATACAGCCGGGGGACAACGTGCTCGTCGACCTTCACGCAATGTACCGCCTCTACTACGGAGACCTATCCCACAACTACATCATGGGCCGTCCATCAGAGGAACAGAGAAAACTGTCTGACGCATTTGTAGACATATCGTACACTGTAATAGATGAAATGCAGCCCGGTGTGAAAATAGGGGAGATTGCTAGGAAAGCCATTAGAGTCGCGGAAAAGCACGGCTATGCCAACAACGTCCTTTTCGGTTTTGGTCATGGAATAGGGGGCATAGGAAACGAGTCATACCCTCTAATATTAGACATGGCACCTTGGAAAGATATGGTGCTCGAACCTGGCATGGTCGAGGTAGCGGCCGTGGTTCTAAATAAGCCTGGGGTTGGAGGCATGAGGCTCGAAGCACCTGTATGGATTAAAGAAGACGGGAACGAGGTTCTTCCAAAGACACCGATAGAACCAGATATACTTGAAACGTGA
- a CDS encoding UbiX family flavin prenyltransferase, producing MRIIVGVTGASGAIYAYKLLEELKKRGDEVFLVVSEAAKKVIKFELGFNEKKFYELATRVFENNDLTAPIASGSYRVDAMVIVPCSMATLAAIATGQADTLIRRAADCTLAEGRPLILVPRETPLSLVHIENMLRTKVAGAVILPAMPAFYHEPKTIDDLANFIVGKILDALKIPHNLYRRWEGEAAGGEE from the coding sequence GTGAGAATTATTGTTGGAGTTACAGGAGCAAGCGGAGCCATATACGCCTACAAGCTTCTTGAGGAGTTGAAGAAGAGAGGAGATGAAGTGTTTCTGGTAGTTTCAGAGGCAGCCAAGAAGGTAATCAAATTTGAGCTCGGATTTAACGAGAAAAAATTCTACGAACTAGCCACGCGGGTTTTTGAAAACAACGACTTAACTGCCCCTATAGCTAGCGGCTCGTATCGGGTTGACGCTATGGTGATCGTTCCCTGTTCCATGGCGACGCTAGCAGCAATAGCCACTGGGCAGGCGGACACGCTGATAAGACGGGCTGCTGATTGCACCCTCGCGGAGGGAAGGCCTTTGATACTCGTTCCTCGAGAAACCCCACTAAGCCTCGTACACATAGAAAACATGTTGCGGACTAAAGTGGCTGGGGCGGTAATCCTTCCAGCGATGCCGGCGTTCTACCATGAGCCAAAAACCATTGATGACCTAGCAAACTTTATCGTTGGCAAGATACTTGACGCCCTAAAAATACCGCATAACTTGTACAGGAGATGGGAGGGCGAAGCAGCTGGGGGCGAAGAGTGA